The Macrococcoides canis genome has a window encoding:
- a CDS encoding SpaH/EbpB family LPXTG-anchored major pilin, translating into MSNFKNKVSIILTMALIFAFILPFSANAAGPATNLTIHKITGNDTRTSTNGELTGTETPAGDPIANISFTYWKVTADQLATMRANPGNYTTAEQVQTYVGSAATGTTGKTAADGTVQVANLAEGYYWFIEDESSAVSASAAVPFGLDLPLSNNDGTGYITDLHVYPKNTLEETPTIDKDVVSDGQKSATFNIGDSFNWIIQPTTPKGLDEYTKFTVTDTLSSALTYDSAAGVTVTAGGQTLIAGTDYNANYDDGTRVITVDFTTAGLEKIAGIGIDTKLNINVATKINETATMGVNIPNTATLTFDNGHGTTGTATVAQIDVPEVHTGGKNFVKTDGNTTNLQGAEFKIKNSAGEYLIQDPTTLEVTWGTKDNGTVFTSGADGTFFVKGLAYGDYTLEEIKAPTGYTLPTNPESAFTVDQDSFNSANTQTIINKKTVLPDTGGAGTILFTLIGLALMALAVLLLRKKNEA; encoded by the coding sequence ATGTCGAATTTTAAAAACAAAGTTTCAATTATTTTAACAATGGCACTTATCTTTGCATTTATTTTACCTTTTAGTGCAAATGCAGCAGGTCCTGCAACGAATTTAACGATTCATAAAATTACGGGTAATGATACGCGTACATCAACGAATGGAGAATTAACAGGTACAGAAACACCAGCTGGAGATCCGATTGCGAACATTTCATTTACTTACTGGAAAGTAACGGCGGATCAATTAGCGACGATGCGCGCAAACCCAGGAAACTATACAACAGCTGAACAAGTACAGACTTACGTAGGTAGTGCTGCAACAGGTACAACTGGAAAAACAGCAGCAGACGGTACAGTACAAGTTGCAAATCTTGCAGAAGGATATTACTGGTTTATAGAAGATGAATCATCTGCAGTTAGTGCTTCAGCAGCAGTACCATTCGGTTTAGATCTACCATTATCTAATAATGACGGTACAGGATATATTACAGATTTACATGTATATCCGAAAAATACATTAGAAGAAACACCAACGATTGATAAAGACGTCGTATCAGATGGTCAAAAAAGCGCAACGTTTAACATTGGAGATTCATTTAACTGGATTATTCAGCCGACAACTCCTAAAGGTTTAGATGAGTATACGAAGTTTACAGTTACTGATACATTATCAAGCGCATTAACATATGATTCAGCAGCTGGCGTTACTGTCACTGCTGGCGGACAAACTCTTATTGCGGGAACTGATTACAATGCAAATTATGATGATGGAACACGTGTCATAACAGTAGATTTCACTACAGCAGGATTAGAGAAGATTGCTGGAATTGGTATAGATACAAAGCTTAATATCAATGTTGCGACAAAGATTAATGAAACTGCAACAATGGGTGTAAATATCCCGAATACAGCGACATTAACATTTGATAATGGACATGGCACAACAGGTACTGCTACTGTAGCTCAAATTGATGTTCCAGAAGTGCACACAGGTGGAAAGAATTTTGTTAAAACAGACGGTAATACTACAAACCTGCAAGGCGCAGAATTTAAGATTAAAAATAGTGCTGGTGAATATTTAATTCAAGATCCGACAACTTTAGAAGTAACTTGGGGCACTAAAGACAACGGTACAGTCTTTACTTCAGGTGCAGATGGTACATTCTTCGTTAAAGGGCTTGCATATGGAGATTACACATTAGAAGAGATTAAAGCACCTACAGGATACACACTTCCAACAAATCCTGAAAGTGCCTTCACTGTTGATCAAGACTCATTTAACAGCGCAAATACACAAACGATCATCAACAAAAAGACGGTATTACCGGATACAGGTGGCGCAGGTACAATTTTATTCACTTTAATTGGACTTGCATTAATGGCGCTTGCAGTATTATTGCTTAGAAAGAAAAACGAAGCATAG
- a CDS encoding class C sortase yields the protein MEKEKRKNKRYTFISILIFIIGLLILLYPFISAVYYDYQATTEVDDFDKHIKTMNEREIDARIQKAKAYNTTLTSHEMLTDTFTDDQKEAGKALYAQMLEVREKIGHVEIPSIHQDIPLFAGTSDEVLNKGLGHLERTSLPVGGPSTHTVITGHRGLPDKKLFTDLDKVKKGDMVYVHNIKEILAYKIDHIDVITPYEFEPLKIKSGKDQLTLLTCTPYMINSHRLIVTGHRVPYDTVLQEEHKRQSDPWWWKFMNVYKYYLIGLLLALLLYLLYRWYKKRKERLENQQD from the coding sequence ATGGAGAAGGAAAAAAGAAAGAATAAACGCTATACATTCATTTCGATTCTCATATTTATTATTGGATTACTTATATTACTTTATCCATTTATTTCAGCAGTATACTATGATTATCAGGCAACAACAGAAGTAGATGATTTTGATAAGCATATAAAGACGATGAATGAGCGAGAAATCGATGCACGTATTCAAAAGGCAAAGGCTTATAATACAACATTAACAAGCCATGAAATGTTGACGGATACTTTTACAGATGACCAAAAAGAAGCGGGTAAGGCATTGTATGCACAGATGCTCGAAGTCCGTGAAAAGATAGGGCATGTTGAGATACCGAGCATTCATCAGGATATACCGTTGTTTGCAGGAACAAGCGATGAAGTATTGAATAAAGGGTTAGGCCACTTGGAAAGAACCTCACTCCCAGTCGGTGGACCGTCGACACATACGGTAATCACAGGTCATCGTGGCTTACCAGATAAAAAATTATTTACAGATCTTGATAAAGTGAAAAAAGGCGATATGGTGTATGTTCATAATATTAAGGAGATATTAGCATATAAAATAGATCATATTGATGTGATCACACCTTATGAGTTCGAGCCTTTGAAAATAAAATCAGGAAAAGATCAATTGACACTATTGACGTGCACCCCTTATATGATCAACTCTCATAGATTAATTGTTACAGGCCATCGCGTTCCATATGATACAGTATTACAAGAAGAGCATAAGCGCCAGAGTGACCCATGGTGGTGGAAGTTTATGAATGTATATAAATACTATCTCATCGGCTTATTGCTGGCATTACTGTTGTACTTATTATATAGATGGTACAAGAAACGAAAAGAGAGATTGGAGAACCAACAAGACTGA
- a CDS encoding nuclease-related domain-containing protein → MVKKPKNLILEEALHRRLSHYVFSDDYYYTSIGYEGELLFAQKFPIQNHHIELYNINLHTGAHKFEIDRLIITGESIYAFDVKNYKNKYESHGKTWNTKLTEISSPEVKFNTIDIAMKQLLFSLNIPHKYATFFAFINRQFYIDIPFNGLITYNEISTIFNKIHSEKPVTDKEKLIRNYFIDAHRPLSFHDKRPNFNIKHVQKGLKCINCNSSNIDMRYSKKTCKCRDCLTKYSKNEMVLNSLLDLDIIIGRSFSIKEAHKWIGTEFRNLTNNVLKDHFNIDGGGNYFFPYP, encoded by the coding sequence GTGGTAAAGAAACCGAAAAATTTGATTTTAGAAGAAGCATTGCATCGAAGGCTTTCGCATTATGTGTTTTCTGACGATTATTACTACACTTCCATCGGCTACGAAGGTGAATTATTATTTGCACAAAAATTTCCTATTCAGAATCATCATATTGAACTTTATAACATCAATTTACATACAGGCGCCCATAAATTCGAAATTGATCGTTTAATCATAACAGGTGAATCGATATACGCATTTGATGTTAAAAATTATAAAAATAAATATGAGAGCCATGGAAAAACATGGAATACTAAACTAACAGAGATTTCTAGTCCAGAAGTAAAATTTAATACTATAGATATAGCTATGAAACAGCTACTTTTTTCTTTAAATATTCCTCACAAATACGCTACATTCTTCGCATTTATTAATAGACAATTCTATATTGACATTCCATTTAATGGTTTAATTACTTATAACGAAATTAGTACCATTTTCAATAAAATTCATTCAGAAAAACCTGTGACAGATAAAGAGAAATTAATTCGTAATTATTTTATTGATGCTCATCGTCCACTTTCATTTCATGATAAACGACCAAACTTTAATATTAAACACGTTCAAAAAGGACTGAAGTGCATCAATTGTAATTCTTCAAATATTGATATGAGATATTCTAAAAAGACTTGCAAGTGCAGAGATTGTTTAACAAAATACTCGAAGAATGAAATGGTATTAAACAGCTTGTTAGATTTAGATATAATTATCGGACGATCGTTTTCGATTAAAGAAGCACACAAATGGATAGGGACTGAATTCAGAAATTTGACGAATAACGTTTTGAAAGATCATTTTAATATTGATGGAGGAGGTAATTACTTTTTTCCTTATCCATAA
- a CDS encoding YeeE/YedE family protein, translating into MWTIFSGLLIGLLLGFVMQRTRFCLTGGFRDMYVQKNNKMFYALLIAITIQAIGLAILTSLHVLEIPYDAYSVIGTIVGSFLFGVGIVLAGGCATGTWYRAGEGLIGSWIALFMYALFAAITKNGALKPALDKVNGMTVVESNMSTMSGLPYWVLVLILSALTLFFVIKTLRKPKVAVPKLKQKFTGARHLFFEKKYHPFFAAVLVGLIALAAWPMSYSTGRNYGLGITTPSAKLLQFLVNGDVKLLDWGVYLVLGILIGSYIAARGSREFKWRLPDKITIRNSAIGGALMGIGAAFAGGCSIGNGLVSTATMNTQGWLSLLFIILGTWFMSYFLFVKPMKQAKSEIAATKVKAQTA; encoded by the coding sequence ATCTGGACAATTTTTAGTGGCTTACTTATTGGTTTATTACTTGGATTTGTGATGCAGCGTACACGTTTTTGCTTAACTGGAGGTTTCAGAGATATGTACGTTCAGAAGAACAATAAGATGTTCTACGCATTACTTATTGCGATTACGATACAAGCAATTGGATTAGCAATATTAACGTCTTTACATGTTCTAGAAATTCCATATGATGCATATTCTGTAATTGGTACAATAGTCGGTTCATTTTTATTTGGTGTGGGCATCGTTCTTGCAGGAGGATGTGCAACAGGAACGTGGTACCGTGCAGGTGAAGGATTGATTGGAAGCTGGATTGCATTATTTATGTATGCGTTATTTGCAGCGATTACGAAGAACGGTGCGTTAAAACCAGCGCTTGATAAAGTGAATGGTATGACGGTTGTAGAATCAAACATGAGCACAATGTCTGGTTTACCATATTGGGTATTGGTTTTAATATTAAGTGCACTTACTTTATTTTTTGTTATTAAAACTTTAAGAAAACCTAAAGTTGCGGTACCTAAATTGAAGCAAAAATTTACTGGTGCACGTCACCTGTTCTTTGAAAAGAAATATCATCCTTTCTTTGCAGCAGTGCTAGTAGGACTTATTGCGCTTGCTGCGTGGCCGATGAGTTACTCAACGGGTCGTAACTATGGATTAGGAATTACAACACCGTCAGCAAAACTATTACAGTTCTTAGTGAATGGTGATGTTAAGCTGCTGGACTGGGGTGTATATTTAGTACTTGGAATTCTTATAGGTTCATACATTGCGGCAAGAGGATCAAGAGAATTTAAATGGCGTCTACCGGATAAGATTACAATCCGTAACAGCGCAATTGGTGGTGCATTGATGGGTATTGGTGCAGCATTTGCTGGTGGATGTTCTATCGGTAATGGTTTAGTATCCACTGCAACGATGAACACACAAGGCTGGTTATCATTATTATTTATTATTCTTGGTACATGGTTTATGAGTTATTTCTTATTTGTGAAGCCGATGAAACAAGCGAAATCTGAAATCGCAGCTACAAAGGTTAAAGCACAGACAGCATAG
- a CDS encoding sulfurtransferase TusA family protein yields the protein MLYELGTVGMVCPFPLIEAQKKMEALNSGDELKIDFDCTQATEAIPNWAAEQGYPVTNYEQLDDASWTITVQKK from the coding sequence ATGTTATATGAACTTGGTACTGTAGGGATGGTATGTCCATTTCCTTTAATAGAAGCACAGAAGAAAATGGAAGCATTAAATTCAGGTGATGAACTTAAAATAGATTTCGACTGCACACAAGCAACGGAAGCAATTCCGAACTGGGCAGCCGAACAAGGCTATCCTGTTACAAATTATGAACAGTTGGATGATGCTTCCTGGACGATTACCGTTCAAAAAAAATAA
- a CDS encoding DUF2188 domain-containing protein, translated as MMWTMDDYPDTWKNFEQLERKKAIDIANAMLKEGYEESDLIPIATAQAKKWYQSASKEELNELKNKKITLHKDDGTSNPELMDNDVEVYFDETWKVKTKGAKRASDSFSAKSEAIKRAHEIADNKGTKVITHNKDE; from the coding sequence ATTATGTGGACAATGGATGATTATCCAGACACATGGAAGAACTTTGAACAGCTCGAACGTAAGAAGGCAATCGATATTGCAAATGCGATGTTAAAAGAAGGTTATGAAGAATCGGATCTTATTCCAATTGCAACGGCTCAAGCTAAAAAGTGGTATCAATCCGCATCAAAAGAAGAACTTAATGAATTAAAGAATAAAAAGATCACACTTCATAAAGACGATGGGACGAGTAATCCAGAACTTATGGACAACGATGTTGAAGTGTATTTCGATGAAACATGGAAAGTTAAGACTAAAGGCGCAAAACGCGCTTCAGATAGTTTCTCTGCAAAATCTGAAGCTATAAAACGTGCACACGAAATTGCAGATAATAAAGGCACGAAAGTTATTACACATAATAAAGATGAATAA
- a CDS encoding lipoprotein: MKKISILLISILFLAACGIKGDITGKTFNMNLMGSEETVTFTKDGIAQPTDDPSDKEVRYQIKDDTLILKQDENNHMEIELEKKGDGFFEGEVKKLFIDGKEQTDELKSLDESDENVVTLTQVK, from the coding sequence TTGAAAAAAATTAGCATATTATTAATAAGCATTCTATTTTTAGCAGCATGCGGAATCAAAGGGGATATCACAGGGAAAACATTTAATATGAACTTAATGGGCAGTGAAGAAACAGTTACTTTCACAAAAGATGGTATCGCTCAGCCTACAGATGATCCATCTGATAAAGAAGTAAGATATCAAATTAAAGATGATACATTAATTCTGAAACAAGATGAGAACAATCATATGGAAATCGAACTGGAGAAAAAAGGGGACGGTTTCTTTGAAGGCGAAGTTAAAAAACTCTTTATTGACGGAAAAGAACAAACTGATGAACTTAAATCATTAGATGAAAGCGATGAAAATGTTGTAACATTAACACAAGTAAAATAA
- a CDS encoding DUF805 domain-containing protein — MYEKKMGAWQAYKLYWKNAFNYKGRARRAEYWWPNLFNYIISLLLQLLMYIVGGVLVAAVGNSGDNGNAFIPVMLLYILILLFGLATFFPSLSVQVRRLHDRGYSGWIYLGIIIATILILVVTFVGVSVSMGSSEQFTSVQGIILFIGFVLVFIANLWLFVQNVSDSKPEANKWGPNPKKVDQQHINTQEQYIYQ; from the coding sequence ATGTACGAGAAAAAAATGGGTGCTTGGCAAGCATACAAACTGTATTGGAAGAACGCTTTTAATTACAAAGGTAGAGCAAGAAGAGCAGAATATTGGTGGCCAAATTTATTCAACTATATCATTAGCTTATTGCTTCAATTGTTAATGTATATTGTCGGCGGTGTGCTTGTTGCCGCAGTTGGTAATAGTGGAGATAATGGTAATGCATTTATTCCAGTGATGCTGCTTTATATTCTTATTTTGCTATTTGGCCTGGCTACATTCTTTCCAAGTCTCTCTGTTCAGGTAAGAAGATTACATGATAGAGGGTATTCAGGCTGGATTTATTTAGGTATTATTATTGCTACGATATTAATTTTAGTCGTTACTTTTGTGGGAGTATCTGTATCTATGGGGAGTAGTGAACAATTTACTAGCGTTCAAGGTATCATTCTTTTTATTGGTTTTGTATTAGTTTTTATCGCCAATCTATGGCTTTTTGTACAGAATGTGAGTGATTCTAAACCAGAAGCGAACAAATGGGGACCAAACCCAAAGAAAGTTGATCAACAACATATTAATACGCAAGAACAATATATATATCAATAA
- a CDS encoding AbgT family transporter produces the protein MVEQKVKKRGFIDKSLDIIEKSGNKLPDPVVIFISLCLIILFASFVTGKMGVSAKNPADGKVIEAVNLLTPEGIAKIISEAVNNFATFPPLGLVLVVMIGVGVAEKTGYFETLMKYTIEKTPRKIIVPMIILVGILGNAAGDAAPIVLPPIAAMVFIKLGYHPVAGLVMAYASALGGYSASLMIGMSDALIVSFTEPAAKLVDDSVPVNAAMNYYFLCVSTVVLLIAAWFVTVKITIPRFGAYKSDLHTAAEDVTPTERKAMIYANIALLIAMVIVTFLAVPENGLLRNAKTGSLIQDSPLMNGIVPIITVLFLIPGIVYGFVAGTMRTTKKFAEMLGDAMSTMGPFIVIVFFAAQMLAYFKWSNLGTIIAIKGAEALQGQNGIVLILGVLVLSASINMLIGSASAKWAIMAPILVPMLMLLGFHPAFTQVIYRVGDSITNPITPMMPYLPLLLSYAQRYVKDIGLGTLIAALMPFSVAFGIFWTILLLAWYFTGLPVGPGGPIHLK, from the coding sequence ATGGTAGAACAAAAGGTAAAAAAGAGAGGGTTTATTGATAAATCTTTAGACATCATTGAGAAATCAGGGAACAAATTACCAGACCCAGTTGTAATTTTTATTTCACTATGTCTTATTATATTATTTGCTTCATTTGTGACAGGAAAGATGGGTGTTTCTGCAAAAAATCCAGCTGACGGCAAAGTGATTGAAGCAGTGAACTTATTAACGCCTGAAGGTATTGCTAAGATTATTTCAGAAGCAGTTAATAACTTTGCAACATTTCCACCACTAGGCCTCGTCCTCGTTGTTATGATTGGTGTAGGTGTTGCAGAGAAAACGGGGTACTTTGAGACGTTAATGAAGTATACTATTGAGAAGACACCACGTAAGATTATCGTTCCGATGATAATTTTAGTAGGGATTCTTGGGAATGCTGCAGGGGATGCGGCGCCAATCGTACTTCCTCCAATAGCTGCGATGGTCTTTATTAAGCTTGGCTATCATCCAGTGGCAGGGCTTGTTATGGCTTATGCCTCAGCGCTTGGGGGATATTCAGCAAGTTTGATGATTGGGATGAGCGATGCATTAATCGTGTCGTTTACAGAACCAGCAGCAAAACTTGTCGATGACAGTGTTCCTGTAAATGCTGCGATGAACTACTATTTCTTATGTGTATCTACAGTAGTACTACTGATTGCTGCTTGGTTCGTTACTGTGAAGATAACGATACCAAGGTTTGGTGCATATAAAAGTGATTTACATACTGCTGCTGAAGATGTAACTCCAACAGAACGTAAAGCAATGATCTATGCAAATATTGCACTGCTGATTGCGATGGTGATTGTGACATTTTTAGCGGTTCCTGAGAATGGATTACTTAGAAATGCGAAAACAGGAAGTCTTATTCAGGACTCTCCGTTAATGAACGGAATCGTACCGATTATTACAGTGTTATTCTTAATACCAGGTATTGTCTATGGATTTGTAGCTGGGACGATGCGTACGACTAAGAAGTTTGCAGAGATGCTAGGAGATGCGATGAGTACGATGGGACCATTTATCGTAATCGTATTCTTTGCTGCACAAATGCTTGCATACTTTAAATGGAGTAATCTTGGAACGATAATCGCTATTAAAGGTGCAGAGGCGCTTCAAGGCCAAAATGGTATCGTGTTAATTCTCGGTGTTCTCGTACTTTCAGCATCTATAAATATGCTGATCGGTAGTGCATCAGCTAAGTGGGCGATTATGGCGCCAATCCTTGTGCCGATGCTGATGTTGCTTGGTTTCCATCCAGCATTTACACAAGTCATCTATCGTGTTGGGGATTCGATTACAAATCCGATTACACCGATGATGCCTTATTTACCATTATTATTATCTTATGCACAGCGCTATGTGAAAGATATTGGACTTGGAACATTGATTGCAGCATTGATGCCGTTCTCTGTAGCATTCGGTATATTCTGGACAATATTATTACTCGCTTGGTATTTCACTGGACTTCCAGTTGGACCAGGTGGACCGATTCATTTGAAATAG
- a CDS encoding DUF805 domain-containing protein produces MNSYLLFWKRAFDFKGKSSVNDFKIPFNIHLLLAFIIFPFIHTFVGGKLWTIQDIEIGNLVIPIKISSWALYLYAVTYIPALALSMRRYHDLNEEKEKGLLFATFPVIYIIGVLMLLIAGQGLPDTSLVTIIIVIVLVLPVIWFITEWFKLSYKNRK; encoded by the coding sequence ATGAATTCATATTTATTATTCTGGAAGCGTGCATTTGACTTTAAAGGAAAGTCTTCTGTAAATGACTTTAAAATACCATTTAATATTCATTTGTTATTAGCCTTTATTATCTTTCCTTTCATACATACGTTTGTTGGTGGAAAGCTGTGGACAATACAAGATATCGAGATAGGTAATTTAGTGATACCAATTAAGATTTCGAGTTGGGCACTATATTTATATGCCGTTACATACATTCCTGCACTCGCTTTATCGATGAGAAGATATCACGATTTGAATGAAGAAAAAGAGAAGGGATTATTATTTGCAACGTTTCCAGTTATCTATATTATTGGTGTGCTTATGCTGCTTATTGCAGGGCAGGGATTACCTGATACTTCTCTAGTCACCATCATTATTGTTATCGTCCTGGTTCTACCAGTAATATGGTTTATTACAGAATGGTTTAAATTATCATATAAAAATAGAAAGTAA
- a CDS encoding PTS sugar transporter subunit IIA domain-containing protein, with amino-acid sequence MSQHMQVMLLDDIMQMFDSVEGEALCFYDIGSSKMNIEMALEMND; translated from the coding sequence ATGAGCCAGCACATGCAGGTTATGTTGCTGGATGATATTATGCAAATGTTTGATAGTGTTGAAGGAGAAGCACTTTGTTTTTACGACATTGGATCCAGCAAGATGAATATAGAGATGGCTTTAGAAATGAATGACTAA
- a CDS encoding sulfite exporter TauE/SafE family protein yields MDTSLILILSLIGAFGAFISGLVGIGGAIVIYPMLLFIPPVFGYTITPEIASGLTAAQVFFSTMSGSMSQRNNPDLNKEIIVPMGSGILLGSLIGAYSASIFDASLINIVYTFLAILAVFLMFVKVKPENERTTFNKIALFITALAIGILSGIVGAGGAFIIVPVLLAIFKAPFRSVVASSIVIAFISSIGTFFMKSMTGQIDFVMMIPLVIASLIFAPIGTKVSKKTNQQLLRVILALLIALAAIKMILNMI; encoded by the coding sequence ATGGACACGTCTTTAATCTTAATCCTCTCTTTAATTGGGGCATTTGGTGCATTCATATCAGGACTTGTCGGAATCGGGGGCGCTATTGTAATTTATCCGATGCTGCTATTTATTCCACCGGTATTCGGATATACGATAACACCTGAAATTGCATCCGGACTTACGGCAGCACAAGTATTCTTTAGTACGATGAGCGGCAGCATGAGTCAACGCAATAATCCTGACCTCAATAAAGAGATTATTGTACCAATGGGCTCTGGTATATTGCTTGGAAGTTTAATCGGGGCATATAGTGCTTCCATATTTGATGCATCATTAATCAATATCGTCTATACATTTTTAGCCATACTTGCCGTGTTCTTAATGTTCGTCAAAGTAAAACCAGAGAATGAGCGTACAACATTTAATAAAATCGCACTATTTATCACCGCACTTGCGATAGGAATACTCTCAGGAATCGTTGGTGCAGGGGGTGCATTCATTATTGTACCTGTATTGCTTGCAATATTTAAAGCACCATTCAGAAGTGTTGTTGCAAGCAGCATTGTGATTGCATTTATCTCATCCATTGGCACATTTTTCATGAAGTCGATGACAGGTCAGATCGATTTTGTAATGATGATTCCATTAGTCATCGCAAGCCTGATATTTGCGCCTATCGGAACGAAAGTATCAAAGAAGACAAACCAGCAATTATTAAGAGTAATACTAGCATTATTGATTGCCCTTGCTGCAATTAAGATGATATTGAATATGATATAA
- a CDS encoding rhodanese-like domain-containing protein, with protein MNTITVKSLKQLLEQNAKIQLIDVREIDEFEAGHIKKAKNIPLSELDQHISDFNKEDDYIIICRSGNRSGMACDYLQQFDIKTTNVQGGMIEWTRL; from the coding sequence ATGAATACAATTACAGTAAAAAGTTTAAAACAGTTATTAGAACAAAATGCTAAAATACAGTTAATCGATGTTAGAGAAATTGATGAATTTGAAGCGGGACATATTAAAAAAGCCAAAAATATTCCATTATCTGAACTGGATCAGCATATAAGTGACTTTAATAAAGAAGATGACTACATCATTATTTGTCGTTCAGGTAACCGAAGTGGTATGGCATGTGACTATTTGCAACAATTCGATATTAAGACGACAAATGTCCAAGGCGGCATGATTGAATGGACACGTCTTTAA
- a CDS encoding metal-sensitive transcriptional regulator — MKYDKNQINRLKRLQGQLNGVLKMMEENKDCKDVVTQLSASRSGIERLIGVIVSENLAECVKENVKNNTDTDDLVKEAVNLLIKSR; from the coding sequence ATGAAATATGATAAAAATCAAATTAATCGTCTAAAGCGATTACAAGGACAATTAAATGGTGTGCTGAAGATGATGGAAGAAAACAAAGACTGCAAAGATGTCGTAACACAGCTTAGTGCTTCCAGAAGCGGGATTGAACGATTAATCGGCGTCATCGTAAGTGAGAATCTAGCAGAATGTGTAAAAGAGAACGTAAAAAATAATACGGATACTGACGATCTTGTAAAAGAAGCAGTAAATCTACTGATAAAGAGCAGGTAA